The genomic region AAGATGGAACTGTTACTCTCACCGACTCTAGAGGATACCAACTCGTAATCCTCAAGAGTGTTGCCGATCCCAGTCAAGTCGAAGTTGTTCTCAGAAGTCCAAACACAAGAACCCAGATGTTCCAAGTTGGGGAACCACTTAGAACTGGAGAAGCTATCGACCGTACCCTCGTTGGTGTTTCACGGTACCAAAACAACAACCAAGGTGATATTCTTACTGATATTTTCCGTCAGTATGAAGGTACTCTTGACGACACCAAATACTACAGCCTTCTTAACAGAATCCAAATGTTAGTTGAAGCTGGACTCATTAATGAAACCATATACGATATTATCAGAGACTGGGATCTTAAACACCGTGTACAAGGAATTAGGTAAGAGTAATTTCtgtcattttaaaaattttactgtattTCGACAAATTTTCAATTTGCCATCTTCTGGTACTTCTAGATGGTTTACTTCTCCTTCTTCATGGTCTTTAGACTGTAATTTTTGGAATCTACTGCCTGTTATTCATTCGGGCCATATGGCCTGCCCAGCTCCACTTCACCCATGCTATGCACTCTATAACATCTGTGACTTTTGCTCTTTTTCTCATTTCCTCGTTTGTAATGCTGTCTCTAAGAGTCAGTATAAGTAAAGACTGTTCCATTCTACTTTGTGATACTCTGAGTTAAGTTTCTGTTGCCTGAATTAAGAAAAGTGTTTCAGTACCGTAAGTCATGACGGGAAGCACCCATTTCTCAAACGTCTTcgttttcaaataatttggcataTTGCTGTTGAAAATATCTTATACAGCTCGATATGCGTCTCATGTTAAAGTGATTCTTCTTTGCAGTTCAGCAGTTTTATTGTACCTAGAAATTTGGATTTCATGGCCTAAGTATTTATTTATCGTTATTTATAGGTAATGTGTAATTTTCATTTACTCGTCTATCCTTGACATTTTCCCTTCTATCTTTGATCCGCTATATGCTTaattttttctttcttaaaatcaTTACGCAGAATTTTAGGGCATACTAATCTTAGTTGTAATTCACATGCCATTGGAGGCATTTGAAAACCATGTGATCTTATGAATTCCGTGTTTCTTTATATTTACAGATGAACAGGGAGAAGTGTACATTTGAAGTGCGTAAAATatataattcctagctgagcgctttcggcttataaagccatcttcagagctatggtcaaaaagttcaaaaaacCAATATGAAGAGAGATGAATCCCATGTATGATATAAAAAGACTTatatttcttatgcagtttttaatGATAGAAAAAACCTTGTATGTCtgttgaaaaaaattgttcaatgtTGCTGTTGGTTTGTAGCCGGTAAATTAAAAACATCAAatacgagcacaaaggactttcacacaaaAAATTACATTACAGATAACGAATATTTGGTCATGGTAATGTCAAAAAACCCTACCATCTGAAGTGTACGGTTTCATATTGCAGAATATGCACGGTGCATTCTGTAATTTTTTGTGTGAAAGTCCGGCTACAAACCAacattgaacaatttttttcaacagacagacaaggtttttttatatcattaaaaactgcataagaaatatAAGTCtttttatatcgtacatgggatcatctctcttcatagtggtattttgaagtttttgaccatagctctgaagatggctttataagccgaaagcgctcagctaggaattatatacatattttacacacttcaaaagtacattCTCCCTGTTTATCTGCAGTCGTAAGTGTATACAAAACCATTTCagtctttatattttttatatttataatttttgcaataaaataattttttaaattatacctatACTACATATTAAGTAACTAtgcataattgtaattaattataataaatctaTTTTCAGTGACATTGTCCCCACCCAAGGAGTAAGTACTCTTCGTCAATACGCTGGACAAGTTGGAGATGTTATGCCCCTTGGTGAAAATGTACAATCTGTAATCTACAGAAACTGGTAAGAAACATTTTAAGAATATATTATGTACTTTATAGCGTCTACCGAGGAGGTCCATTTTCTAGACTCCTCCTCCACACTCGTCTATCCCAGAACATCTCCTCATCCAAGTTGCTCGCATTCATTACCTTTTTAATGTTAGTTCCTTTACTGGTGTTAATTTATTCTAGTGTACTTCTTTCGGTGGATTTCCAATTCCATGCTTTTGCATGCTGCCTTCGGCAGACTTTCCTTCTCCATTCTAACCAAATGCCCGTACCACTTTAAATGTGACTTTTCTACGTATTGCACCATTGTCTTATCGGACCCGATGATTTCCATTATTCTTTCATTTCTcacgctctctctctctctctctctctctctctctctctctctctctctctctctctctctctccctctctctctcttgCTCTCTCTCTCTTGGATATTCTACATGactttagttaaaaattttatgCCATAGTATTCAGTCGTTTTTTGTCATATGCAAAGATCAGTTTAAATTCTATGATTTGCATTTATCTATCTTTGCATTTGTTTGTTTCTCACTATGTCATTTTAACAATATTCACCTTTTCCAAACTCCTCCTGTGTCAGATAAACGGCTTCATGTAGGAATTTGTCCACAACAGTCTTCACTTGTCCTCTCCAACTTGTTGGagatcttcctcttggtcttcgGCATTCTACCTTTCCTTCTACTACCACTAGTTCTATAGTCCTCGTTTTTCTGGATATGTGGCGGAAGTAgtttatagtaggggagcgaagtatgctaaatatgcagtcactcgaccgctttggggacctattgggttgtgaagagtaggtcctaaaaccaaaaaaagttaagtaaagttttccattttagtgaggcctttccatttttttatttaattttccatttccaacaatggttttttccgattatagcgccatctatccataattcgaaaaattgtttagaataaaatttgcttatttttacgtaaagaatccaaatctggaataaaaatttggggctcctatttaagacacaaaacacgaccccccaccccacatccctggggggtcgtgtttggtaccattcgatagatttctcAAAAATATCGATTAAGTGTATGTTGCAgcttttcgatctaatgtttattttgcgaaatatcgcgggatttgtatttaaaattttaaatttacgaTCTATTtatgatagatttttgaaaaatattgaaattgtattttttagtttttcgatctaacgttcatttcgcgaattattcgctttttttttgtgaaactttttaactcgctCATTTCTTtacaccccgctcaaatcgtcagatttttgaaatatacattgttttgcatgtccttaacttaccttatcttaatctgacaagttcgagtatttttaaggatagagtttttttcgggccccccttaacgaactcccctgtgttaagagcttatatatggtagaggtacatgtgcaaggcaccaggtttctccccatatgataatctgacgcgctcgagtaactgcaaaaatccccgcttgggctggCCTACCATTAGGTATGCTCGGTTCACTTTTTTTAATCGACcgttttgtataatatttttttccagAATAGACATTTTGATTGTATGTTCTCTCCAGAACACCCGCCTTCTCGAAATCTCTTTCACAACACTTCCAGATATCCCATTATTATATTTCAGAGGGGATTTTCCAAACTACATTTACTTAAATAAatgattgtttttatttttaacaaatgcgCGCTTTATTTTAACTTCATATTGTAAACAATACTACAATAAATATCCAATAtccaatattatattataatatatccAATTTTCTCCCTAAAAGCTCAACCTATAATATTCCATGCTCCATTTTCGCTCTTTTTTTGTCTACATGATTTCATATTACACATACATATTTTATATGCCTATTTTATACAGGTATCCtttaaactacatttttttattaatattttctgtATATAAAATAGGTATCGTTTGATTATACTAAGTAACTATTAATTGTTTTTTACAGGAACCTCGACCAAGACTTGCTCCAAAACTATTCTCCACTCAGGCATTTCCAAACTCTTCTTGGACAAATCCAACAGCAACGTGAACTTCAACAAGGTTTATTGAGCCAACAGCAATATTTACCTCAACAATATTTATCTGGAGAATATCTTCTTGAAGATCAAATGAACACTAATCAAATCTTGAACCAAATCTACAGACAGCAACTTGGACAATCTCCATTGAACCGTTATTTGGTAAACATGAGACTTGTAAACGGACAACAAGTATACGAAGTTCCTGAAGAATTCGTTAACGTTCAACTTCTCGAACAACTCACCGCTAAACAAGAAATTATCAACCAAAAATGGACTCAAATGATGGAAAGAAGACAACCAATCACTGAAGACGTTCAACATCAGCAACAACTGATTAACCAACAGATCGAAAGACTTATTGAACAATTAGCTTACCATCAAAACCTCATTACACGTGAAGTTGAACAATACATTGTTAAAGGACAAGTAGTTCCTCAGCAACTTGTCTACCAACAGAGATTGGTTTACCAACAAGTTCATGAGGTAATTGAACGTTTATACTACCAACAGCTCTTCATGACTCGCCTAGCCGAAAACATTACTGAAGTCGGTACCATTTCCCTTCAAAGATGGattttacaacataatattatTAACGAACAGATCCAACAATTGATCCAACAAGTTTTGTATCAACAAACCCACGTAAGGCAACAAATCCAAGTATTGATTCAACAAGGAGAGGTTATCCCACATGAACTCGTCCTGTACCAAAGAATTACTTACCAAGATGTTGAAAGAGTTCTTCAAGTTTTGATTAAACAATTCGTATATCAACAAACCTACTTCAAACAGTTGATTCAACTTTTGGGACAACAAAGATACGCCGTTCCCCAAGAATTGGTTTCCCAATACTTCACTATTTACACCCAATTAGTTCAATTGATCCAACACGGAGATGTTGTACCCCAAGAATTGATCTACCAACAAAGACTAATCCACCAACAGATTGTACTTATGCTCCAACAATTGAAAGTTGTTCCCCAACAAGTAATGACCCAGATGGTTCCTACCACACAAGAACGTTTGTGGCAAACTCAATACCAAACTCTACCACGCGTGTATTAAAAACTGCTTTATTTGTAATTTGTTGTTAAAATGTTTGTTATAATTGttgaaaatatataaacattTGTTTTTTCACCttagatttttattttatagttttacATGTTGGTCATCGTCAGTACGGTGTagagtgcagtcactgaaggttttcacctccgatttcgttgaacctccatcgattttcatgaaaattgatgtaattagaggatacctcaaggaacaaaggtgacatgatgccaacttgcgcttctaccctgggggtggatgccacctattctcgggggtgaaaattattttattaaaaataataccataagtcgatagagagacaaattataagaaaaatttgttatataaagttattaaaataaatcaacccttttttcacgtataaatcaaaaactataagcttttacaaaaaaaagttattattactgaaattgaagataataaaaaattgaatacattccttacataaaaaactaaattaatattagttcaaagtgagttattggcaattgaatgtgtatttttttcgacgagtactcaaatcagtattcaagcttaaataacgggaaaacgatgcaatgtataaaaaaTTCCTACAAAACATTTGtaaaagtacttcggaatacctgtCGAATGatcttcagaacaaggtaatagcgtcaaaattaagcaagttgtgatgaaaataaaagaactgtttggaaatttttaggaaaaagtgaaaaatataacatacgccatttccacaaaaattaaaatttatagtaatccttacaagaacttctttatattagcataagtaatgtttccgataattttgaccggtttagaaagcatatttttgaaaaaagatataatttaaaaaaatcataatttttaaaattattttaattctcatattcttttgataataacttcaaaatactcaatatacgtaaaaaattatatataatcaaattttagttttttctgtaccaaatattttgttagttctactatttctatagggtaaaaaataaccgagatagaaacgtttaaatcttaaatcttgctgtgggaaccatgcaaacgggaccatttaaccttttatttaaaaaaaaataaggggttTAAAATTTAGAATTATCTTTTGAAAACGTTTTTAGCGTGATATCTTAAAgatgaacggagttattaaaaaaaacaataacattttttggaaaaatttttaaaagataaattttgaaaaattgttggtgtataaattttaacgctattaaCATGctcggggctcatttgatagatatttttaaatactttgacaaatttttaataagtttatgttataaaatgcattcATTTCCCGTTTAGACCAGTGCAGATAGCtctaaaatggaccaaaaaaataaaaaatttatagcaggatgagaccaattccaaatgaaagtacacatattagataacatgtggaacatttttcaccaaatctggatgaggggaacatgggttggcggagcgtttttaggggtgaaaagGGTTAATTACGATTTtcggcaaaacggcacatcctatcgaaaaaagttaaatcgcaaagttgtaggcaataaaaatatctacaacttttgtaaataaacatttttcacataacctcaaagtatccgagaaaattggaaaattccatgtttttgattttatttttttttttctcactggaaaaaaatttttttttaccaaatacggtggaaacttacctctttctgtcccaaagacgctgtaatttttctgtataaaaatattttttaaaactcttgttttttatgtttaagggaaaatgtaagcattttttcaattgaaaaatctcccgaaatttttttagcttttttaaagaagttggcattttttttgtttattgaaacctctattttctgatggtgtaaaaaaatatatacgttactgtggaaaatttcgtcacaaaaggcaaaaatcggaaatttattttcaacctctCACCAGTTTCAGATTCCCAGACGTAATATAAGTTGCATAGCGAGCAGGAACCAACGAACCTCTGTTAAAAATTTAGTACACTATTGCCGTtgtctgtgatttttaattttgtgaataaattatagttaaaaaaaaataaaacacacgcttttaaagcactaaccatttaaaaataaaatattactagctttaattttaaaagttatttttaaatttttagtgctttaaaagcgtgttttttattttttttaaactatatttttttttaaagtcggCCTACTTACCTATAggctacattttttttaaactcttttctcatgaaccaaattaaaagtcgcaacaacttttttaacgaagaagtttatttaatacaaaagaaagtaattattataattttaatggccaatttttcatcaattaattaAGTTTTTGCTTCTTTGATGGCATTTCTTCATCACATTCGATAATGCTTACAGATTCTGCAGTTTCCTCTATGCAGCTTTCCGCAGCTATGCAACTTAcattacgtctgagaatctgaaaatggtgaggggttgaaaataaatttccgatgtttgccttttgtgacaaaattttccacagtaacgtatatatttttttacaccatcagaaaatagaggtttcattaaacaaaaaaaatgccaacttctttaaaaaagctaaaaaatttcgggagatttttcaattgaaaaaatgcttacattttctcttaaacataaaaaacaagagtttttaaaatatttttatacaaaaaaattacagcgtgtttgggacataaagaggtaagtttccaccatatttggtaaaaaaaaaaatttttttcagtgagaaaaaaaaaaataaaatcaaaaacatcgaattttccaattatctgggatattttgaggttatgtgaaaaatgtttatttacaaaagttaTAGATCTTCTTATAACCTAcaactttgcgatttaactttttttgatgggatgtgccgttttgccgcaaatcgtaattaaccgttttcacccctaaaagcgctcccccaacccatgttcccctcatccagatttggtgaaaaatgttccacatgttatctaatatgtgtactttcatttggaattggtctcatcctgctattaattttttattgtttttttgctatttgcactggtctagttatttcagcttgaatacttttttactcgccgaaaaaaatatatattcaattacctctAACTcatttttagttaacattaaaaggtttttctagtaaggggtttatttccttttttattagcttcaattttgataattataacttctttgtaaaatcttatagtttttgagttattgatgaaatatcggttaaaaacatgtatttttctgaaaaaaaattaaaaatacctagaaaaaaaTATCTTAGATTGACCAgaaaatatgtagaaatgataatatttctagactgtgatcatcaactttaattttacatgtaggtatggcattgtttttattagaccagggcatttaatactagggatgggaaaaacctaccggtttaaacctaaaaccggttttttatttcgcaataaccggttttaccggttgttttttgtcccggttataaccggttttttctttttacagtaaaaaccggttattaggtttttacggtgattaggattaggttaggtattattttggatcacaatcataattattattctcaagtaattattccaaacaaaaccataattcaaattttattttataaatacagaagcaaactgaaagtgcaatctcacatcagccagaaacaattattaagttttattataatatttccttgaaaaggtatttgtaatcataatatttacataacaagtgatctggttgaattagaagATGCAAACATCATcaatctatttttcacacttaactcttgacattgaaagtgggcgaatgactttttctgattaccaaaataatgctctgactatgaatatcgaattattgattacgaatacgaatctccaagaatttccctaggttttcaaaacgatacacccatacaggaagtattaaattagttaaaatgtacctactgtacaaatatacaaacgtgttaaacgtaatacatgataaatttttttgatggtagtaaaaataaaatataaattgcattatccaatttatttttaagtaaaatatttatgttgatattattttttttaatcccatttcaaagagtctgggaaattttttataagttgaaatggttggggagGTTTTTGGGTTCCGGAGGAGAGGAAAATTGGTGGGTATTTTAgaggattatatttttaaatggttaaTTAAATTTGCATCATTAATTGAATACAATAATTGCATGTTATATTCTACTCTCATAATATATTCAATGACGATAGAACCTGAATTATTTCAGCGCTCTCTGTTGAGCAGTAgtataataattttggtttactgttctctacatctGACTACTGAAATTCACAAATCTTTGGGATTCAcacaattcaaattttatttcgaTCCGAATTTGATTTGTGTGAATCTCAAAGATTTGTGAATTTCAGTAGTCagatgtagagaacagtaaaccaaaattattatacTACTGCTCAACAGAGAGCGCTGAAATAATTCAGGTTCTATCTTCATTGAATATATTatgagagtagaatataatatgcaattattttATTCAATTAATGATTAATACTACgctataatattatatttaataacaatcaataaatatataataaaaaagataaaaaaggatcaaggcaggttttgtttatatttgattcagagttggaccaccatctccatatagctatttcagcatccttatgcctcatcggtgaagctcagaaatctcaactctgaaggaaatacaaacaattctgccaatttaaggcaaaccatcgcaatgcaatgaacccacctctgagacgcaatttagcgacatctctcgtattacgaggaaaacaacgaaaagccccagatacaaagtttactaccttttaaacaattagaataattgaaataaaaatataataaacaatattttaaatctaagacttttcgttaataaactgctttctggctgcatcccgtatctccggattttacaatatataatcacaagagacgacgaaagtaggagaaagcaaatagaggacgcttaggctacgcatttaccttcccttcgtcaaggaaaaggaccgaaagacagtttctaaatactcaaactgagtaaaaatgaaaaagataaaaaaggatCAAGGcatgttttgtttatatttgattcagagttggaccaccatctccatatagctatttcagcatccttatgcctcatcagtgaagctcagaagtctcaactctgaaggaaatacaaacaattctgccaatttaaggcaaaccatcgcaatgcaatgaacccacctctgagacgcaatttagcACATCTCTcgtattataataaatatataataataataataaaacaataaataaatatattaattactagaataaaatggttttattaaaaattgtgttttatttatgtatattgatattgatgttccttcgatagtactaattttgatcatactgatatcgagtcgaatggaatatcgcaaactaaagtgcattgtaaatgtaactttgtaaccaattggattaaaaaaaccgaaaaccggtttttccaaaaaccgctttttttggccggttataaccgccaggttaaaccgtaagcaaaaaaaacggtataaccgaaaaccggtgttttgtcaacaaccgccatccctatttaATACTAAAATCacaggaataaatctatttttaaatatagtaggtacatagagacttgcaactttttgcattgtatttaggactaggatgacgtctggaaaaaatctacaatacaaaaataggtggaaatgcattattacattttaaagtgtgtaaaacgcatcgaaaaatgcataaacatgttaaaatcagtatattatgggccagattttcttatttcggggtatTTGGGGCCACTGAATACGAatttgcaatcagaaccgacctccgaagcacctgggtgcccagggttactgctaaggtacgtcatctagagtttcaagggtttgtttttggtacttattgatgcaaacagattatagttcagagaaataaggaaaaacaatatcgtgttggtgacacatccccctccaggctgaaaccaaatttttcgagtaatatggtcatctataataataacctatatgtttcctgcagccgattttgatgatatacatagttataaacaaatgaaaatcaaaaaacggtaaattctcgcttttttcgtctcttactaaaaaattgggcattttaaacaaatttgagaggaataaactcataaaccgtataaaaaacttcaatatggcgttcgctgaatatgtctatccttattggttacttagaaaattgccaaataaatcataaattttgagtttttataaatattcataacttatgtaaaaattaacgtagaaccttcttattacatgaaatgctgagacttatggtgcttaaattacaccctaaattccaaagcaattggtcaaatagtttaaaagttatttaatttgtttttccaaaattaattttttttgcaacactgtaagtcagaaaatgatgaagttacagtaatattttggatagtttatgaaagaagaaaatttacagtattaatttaatttaaaaaaaatgacaaaaaataattatagatattgcaaaataattttgcaaaaacatgtgaattaaaaaaatgggggggctaactttgtccctaaatgtcctagaacagttgtttttctttctaaatgtgtataaaaatccaatgtttctaaatatgaaaaaataatttttctacgggtaacggttaaaaagttattctaattgtttataagtaaggaaaaaatggacatgtttttgcaaaataattttacactgtttaaaattattttttgtcatttatttttaattaaggtaatagtataaatgttcttctctcataaactgtccgaagtattattgtaacctcataattttctgacttaagtgttgcaaaaaaatgaatttgggaaaaataaattaaataacttttaaactatttgaccaattgctttgaaatttaaaatataatttaagaacaagaagtctcggcattccgcgtaataagaagattctaagttaatttttacctaagttacgaatatttataaaaactcaatatttatgatttattttgcaattttctaagcaaccaataaggttggacatattcagcgaatgccatattgaagttttttatacgatttatgagtttcttactctcaaatttgtttaaagtgcttaactttttggtaatagacgaaaaaagcgataatttaccgtttttcgatcttcatttgtttataactatgtatatcatcaaagtcggctgcaggaaacatataggttaataatatagatgtccatactactcaaaaaatttggtttcggcctggagggcgatgtgtcacgagaaaaaccttatttctctggactattactCGAGATTAGTGATATTGtagagcagcaatgacagaagaattacatattatttaatttctatccattaaatagatcggtgaaggtagTTATTtcggatcttatacttatacaaaatactgagaaatgcggtTCTcaaccggtactcaaatacaaaagtaacaaaagtaatcaaagtaacgaatactttaactttaaatgattactttatacaaaagtaacgatttgtaacgaatcctcgaaagtaactataatcaacatcactacagtCCAGTGTATCCTTTCGCTATAGTATGGCAGCAGATTCATCCATTGGTTCTATTTTTAACTACtttcaacattattttactattttttatcaATCCTCAagttttttgtaattcagtttataaaggattttgtacGAACTACCATGCATGTGTtcatttatataataaattttcttGTAAAAACAAAGCTTATATTTTATTAGGAATGTATTTTATTCTACGgcagtgtgaagaatcattccgtagttgattaaaaaaaaacaaatacagtgatataagacaaattcatattgaaaacaaaggagaGTAGGCAACGGTATGGCATACCATATGTCAGAGACGCCCTGAAACATTCACCTCAGTAATTAAGGGTTAAAATGTATAGTATATATCTGAATTGGAAATATTTATGagtataataataatagactCCCGTTTATACCGGTAAcacggctttgggattatagcagagTAGTCTGCTATAAGCGGTAGCGGGTAGATACTCTTTTATGTTCCCGGTGGAAGATAGATCTACTTCAG from Diabrotica virgifera virgifera chromosome 3, PGI_DIABVI_V3a harbors:
- the LOC114328787 gene encoding uncharacterized protein LOC114328787 isoform X5, which gives rise to MKVLVLLSLVAFSAALPTLLGRTALVKEDGTVTLTDSRGYQLVILKSVTDPRQVEVILRSPNTRTQMFQVGEPLRTRETIDRTLVGVSAYQNYNQADILTDIFRQYEGTLDDTKYYSLLNRIQMLVEAGLINETIYDIIRDWDLKHRVQGISDIVPTQGVNTLRQYVGQVGDVMPLGENVQSGIYRNWNLDQDLLQNYSPLRHFQTLLGQIQQQRQLQQGLLSQQQYLPQQYLSGEYLLEDQMNTNQILNQIYRQQLGQSPLNRYLVNMRLVNGQQVYEVPEEFVNVQLLEQLTAKQEIINQKWTQMMERRQPITEDVQHQQQLINQQIERLIEQLAYHQNLITREVEQYIVKGQVVPQQLVYQQRLVYQQVHEVIERLYYQQLFMTRLAENITEVGTISLQRWILQHNIINEQIQQLIQQVLYQQTHVRQQIQVLIQQGEVIPHELVLYQRITYQDVERVLQVLIKQFVYQQTYFKQLIQLLGQQRYAVPQELVSQYFTIYTQLVQLIQHGDVVPQELIYQQRLIHQQIVLMLQQLKVVPQQVMTQMVPTTQERLWQTQYQTLPRVY
- the LOC114328787 gene encoding uncharacterized protein LOC114328787 isoform X4 is translated as MKVLVLLSLVAFSAALPTLLGRTALVKEDGTVTLTDSRGYQLVILKSVADPSQVEVVLRSPNTRTQMFQVGEPLRTGEAIDRTLVGVSRYQNNNQGDILTDIFRQYEGTLDDTKYYSLLNRIQMLVEAGLINETIYDIIRDWDLKHRVQGISDIVPTQGVSTLRQYAGQVGDVMPLGENVQSVIYRNWNLDQDLLQNYSPLRHFQTLLGQIQQQRELQQGLLSQQQYLPQQYLSGEYLLEDQMNTNQILNQIYRQQLGQSPLNRYLVNMRLVNGQQVYEVPEEFVNVQLLEQLTAKQEIINQKWTQMMERRQPITEDVQHQQQLINQQIERLIEQLAYHQNLITREVEQYIVKGQVVPQQLVYQQRLVYQQVHEVIERLYYQQLFMTRLAENITEVGTISLQRWILQHNIINEQIQQLIQQVLYQQTHVRQQIQVLIQQGEVIPHELVLYQRITYQDVERVLQVLIKQFVYQQTYFKQLIQLLGQQRYAVPQELVSQYFTIYTQLVQLIQHGDVVPQELIYQQRLIHQQIVLMLQQLKVVPQQVMTQMVPTTQERLWQTQYQTLPRVY